CTCTGTTACGGAATCTTCGCGTAAATATAAGTTTTGATCCTCCAAAACGGTATATAATGGCAATACGTTGGTTGTGTCGatgtgtgaaattttttccgcAAATTCAATACTTTTTTCCAATGTACTTAAAGCTTCCTTACTTTCTAAATTAACCAAAGCAAGGCGCTCAAGGAGTTGTATAGTTGCGTTGTCTATTACAGGTTTTTCACCTGTTGGAAAACTTTGTTTTATTGGTTTACTTGGAACTTTTGATGGATATTTTAGTTCCGTAAAGTTCAACTTATTT
The sequence above is drawn from the Bactrocera dorsalis isolate Fly_Bdor unplaced genomic scaffold, ASM2337382v1 BdCtg348, whole genome shotgun sequence genome and encodes:
- the LOC125780262 gene encoding glutamyl-tRNA(Gln) amidotransferase subunit C, mitochondrial, with translation MQRILQKTRSYCTVLKEVKKNQKIDKPKENKLNFTELKYPSKVPSKPIKQSFPTGEKPVIDNATIQLLERLALVNLESKEALSTLEKSIEFAEKISHIDTTNVLPLYTVLEDQNLYLREDSVTEGNCREDILRGAKVTEEDYFVSPPGNIPLQQKEKDFTDN